Within Spirochaetaceae bacterium, the genomic segment CCTGGAGCGCGACTGCTGCCTCTCGTGGCTTCTGGTCGGGTTGTCCCGCAACCCGCTACGGGAGCGCCTAGCGCTCAAGGGCGGGACCGCGCTCAAGAAGTGCTACTTCGCGGATTACCGGTTCTCGGAGGATCTGGACTTCACGTTGACCCAGGAGACGCCGTGGGAGAAGATCGAACGGCACCTCGCGAGGGCGTTCGAGGAGACACGCAGCGTTTCCGGCGTGGAGTTCCGTCTCGACCACCTCGACCGTCGTGCCCACGAGAACAGCTACACGATCTACCTGGCCTACGAAGGGCCGCTTCCCCGGGCGCGTGGCAAGACCGTCAAGATCGACATCACGATCCGGGAGCGCATCGTCCTGCCTCTGGAGGACCGCCCGGTCCTGCGCGGGTACGAGGAGTACCGCGATCTACCCGAGGACGTCCGGGTCCGGGTCTACTCCCTGAACGAGACGGCACTCGAGAAGATCGTCGCGCTCCTGGACCGGGCCCGGAACGAGCCGCGCGATCTTTACGACCTGTGGTTCCTCACGTCGGGCGGCCACGTGAACCTGTCCGACTTGGTCAATCCCGTGGCGCGGAAGCTGGAGTTCCGGAGGTTGACACTGGCGCAGGTGGGCAAAGAGTTCACCGCCAAGGAGGCACGCTACAAGAAGCTGTGGCAGGTCCGCCTCGCGGCGCAGATGGCCGAGCTCCCCGAGTTCAACGCGGTCTACCGCGAGGTCCGGCGCGCCCTCCGGCAGGGAGGCCTCAGCGGATAACCGAGTCGCTCACAGGGCGTTCTGCCGCCACCGTACGCTATCTCGATCCCCTGGTCGTTGCAGAATAGGAGTCGCACCGACCGGCGGATGTGACATTCCGGAGATTCGGACCCCACCGGACTGCGAAGCGCCGGCCCGCCAGCAACCTGCGGCCGCGTCCGTCTTCTGAGCGCCGCCGACTCGGTCTCGGGTGTGGCGGTTTCGGTACCCTTCCACGAGCCCGCGCCGTTCGTCGCCACGGCCCTACAGCGAAAGGATCGTTCAGTATCTTCGCTGCAGGATCCGGTGTGGTACGTGGACGCCGACGGCGGCCTCGACCTGGACAAGCTGCTGGCCGACTTCCAGGCGTTCTTCCGCGAGCACTCCGAGCACTGGGTGGCGCGCTTCGACTGCGCCGAGGCGGGTCCGCAACTCCTGCTGCAGTCATTCCTGCAACGGATCGTGAACAGCGGCGGGCGCATCGAGCGCGAGTACGGCCTGGGCCGGGGGCGCACCGACCTGCTGATCATCTGGCCGCACCCTGGTGGCGCGGGACCGCACGCCGCGGGCAGATTCGTCATCGAGTGCAAGGTGCTGCACGGGAGCCTGGAGCGCACGGTCCGCGAAGGGTTGCTGCAGACCGCCGAATACATGGACCGGTGCGCGGCGCGCGTGGGCCACCTGGTCATCTTCGACCGAGGCGCTGACAAGCGGTGGGAGGACAAGATATTCCGCCGCGACGAACGCGCCGATGATCGGCACCGGATCACGGTGTGGGGGATGTGAGCGGCCTCGCTCTTCCCGAGACGACCGAGGAGCTCTACCAGGTGCTCAAGGCGTTCAAGGACCAGGATCCCCGCGACACCCTTAGTAGCGGCGGTTTCGGAGTGCTATCGCCCGAGTACGGCCGGGGCCAGGTCGCCGATTGAGCCGCCGAGCGCGTCGTTGCTGCGCGCATCGCAACCGGCTCGGTGTCGCCCACCGTGTCCGCCCGCATCGGCAGTCCGAGCGCCGCGGTCA encodes:
- a CDS encoding nucleotidyl transferase AbiEii/AbiGii toxin family protein — protein: MIAQRDLSLLSNRLAQRRGRRIPETVLERDCCLSWLLVGLSRNPLRERLALKGGTALKKCYFADYRFSEDLDFTLTQETPWEKIERHLARAFEETRSVSGVEFRLDHLDRRAHENSYTIYLAYEGPLPRARGKTVKIDITIRERIVLPLEDRPVLRGYEEYRDLPEDVRVRVYSLNETALEKIVALLDRARNEPRDLYDLWFLTSGGHVNLSDLVNPVARKLEFRRLTLAQVGKEFTAKEARYKKLWQVRLAAQMAELPEFNAVYREVRRALRQGGLSG